Within Streptomyces roseirectus, the genomic segment GTCACCCGGGCCGACGACGCGGTGCAGGGTGTCGTCGGGTCGCCCGGCTGGATCGTCTTCGGTGACAACGGGGGTGGCGACTCGCTCGTCGTCGATCTGACGCCTGGTCCTCAGGGGTATGTGGGGCAGGTAGTCCTTCTGAGCCACGAGGCGAACATCGGGGGTGAGCTGCTTGCCGACTCCCTCACGGATCTGGTCCTCAGGGGGGAGCGGGAGGACGACGGCCGTTGGCAGCGGGACGAGTTGCCCGAGGTGGCCCGGGTTCATCACCGTGCTCTGCGGAGCGTCGAGGCCGCCGCGCATCCCGCGCTGGAGGTGCTGTCCCTCGGCGTCTGGGACGAGGAGCCGTTCAGCCTCGCTCCCGTCGTCGGCCTCCCTCACCTGCGTACGCTCACCGCCTACCCCGGCACCCTCGCCGACCCCCTCGAAATCGCCTCCCTCCCCGGCCTCGAATACCTCGAACTCCCCCCGGAATACTGGCGCCCCCTCCTCGACGCCGGCGCCGTCCCACCCACCCTCCTCGCCGCCTCCATCGAAACCAACAGCCACTCCGACCACCACCACCCCCTGACCCTGGCCGCCCTCGCGGACGAGATCCTCGCCCAGTTCGGCCGACCGGCGATACCGGTACGGGTGCTGGAGGGGGACTTGGGGCCGGTCGGGGGGTGAACGGGGCTTGAGACGACCGGAGTTGGCGTGGAGGGGGTTGGGCTTAGGCGGGGGTGACCTCGGCTCGGGCCGCCCGGGGCTTGAGGCGGGGGTCTGGGGCTGTCCGGAGATCGTGGCGAGCGTTGGCTTGGGGATGGCGGGAGTCTTCGGGCGGCTGGAGTCGGCGGCGAGCGGGCTGGGCTGAGGCGGGGGTGACCTCGGTCTGGCCGGAGACTGCGGCGGACGATGGCCGCCCGGGGCTTGAGGCGGGGGTCTGGGGCTGTCCGGAGATCGTGGCGAGCGTTGGCTTGGGGATGGCGGGAGTCTTCGGGCGGCTGGAGTCGGCGGCGAGCGGGCTGGGCTGAGGCGGGGGTGACCTCGGTCTGGCCGGAGACTGCGGCGGACGATGGCCGCCCGGGGCTTGAGGCGGGGGTCTGGGGCTGTCCGGAGATCGTGGCGAGCGTTGGCTTGGGGATGGCGGGAGTCTTCGGGCGGCTGGAGTCGGCGGCGAGCGGGCTGGGCTGAGGCGGGGGTGACCTCGGTCTGGCCGGAGACTGCGGCGGACGATGGCCGCCCGGGGCTTGAGGCGGGGGTCTGGGGCTGTCCGGAGATCGTGGCGAGCGTTGGCTTGGGGATGGCGGGAGTCTTCGGGCGGCTGGAGTCGGCGGCGAGCGGGCTGGGCTGAGGCGGGGGTGACCTCGGTCTGGCCGGAGACTGCGGCGGACGATGGCCGCCCGGGGCTTGAGGCGGGGGTCTGGGGCTGTCCGGAGATCGTGGCGAGCGTCGGCTTGGGGACGGCGGGAGTCTTCGAGCGGCCGGAGTCGGCGACGAGGGCCCGCCTCGGGCGGGTTGGGATGGGTGGTGGGGTGCTTCGGGGAGGTGCGGCCCTGCGGCCCTGTCACGGTTACGTCCCGTTGGGTGGTGTAGCGGCGTGGAGCCGGTGACTTCGCGGGGCGGCCTGCCGAGGCGGCGTCGCCGCGGCGCGTCGGGGTGCCGGCGCCGGTGAGCAGCCCACGCCGTGGCCGGGCGAGCGGGACGACGGGCGCCGCTTCGGCTCCGGGAGGGGACGGCGGCCCCGCGTCGCCACATCACCCTGCGGGACGCCATCCCCATCACCCTGGCACCTGAACGACCAGCCCCCGTCACCCGTCACCCGTCATCTGCCACCCTGCCCCGTCACCCGTCACCCGTCACCCGTCATCTGCCACCCTGCCCCGTCGCCCGTCGCCCGTCGCCCGTCGCCCGTCGCCCGTCGCCCGTCGCCCGTCGCCCGTCGCCCGTCGCCCGTCGCCCGTCGCCCGTCGCCCGTCGCCCGTCGCCCGTCGCCCGTCGCCCGGCGCCCGGTACCCTGTCGCCCCACCCCCGTCGCCCCGGCACCCCTCACCCTGTCGCCCCGCCCCCGTCGCCCCGGTACCCGAACAACCCACCCCCACCCCCTTCCGTATGCTCTGGGCATGACCGATGCGAACTCCCTCGCTCCTGAGGACCTGAAGATCGTTACGCTGGCTCGTTCCGCGCGGGCGCGGAATGGTGTTGCGGAGGGGGCGGCGGTGAGGGACGAGACGGGGCGGACGTATGTGGCGGCGACGGTGGAGTTGCCGTCGTTGAGGCTGAGCGCGTTGCGGACGGCGGTGGCGATGGCGGTGGCGTCGGGGGCGGAGTCGTTGGAGGCGGCGGCTGTGGTGACGGCCGGGGGAGAGGTCGCGGCGGAGGACTTGGACGCCGTAAAAGATCTGGGCGGCGTGGGGACGCCGGTGTTGGTGGCGGGCCCCGACGGGACCGTACGCGCCACCGTCGCCGTTGGCTGAAACGGGGCCTTGCCCTCGTCCGGCTCCCACGCATGAATGGAGCCGTTGATCCCGACGGACCGTCAGTTTTCCCCACCGGGGCCGGAGTCCGCACCCTCCCGCCCCGATCGGCCGTCCGTCTCCCCCTGGAAGGAGCCGGAAACTCCATGAGAGGCAAGCGAATCGGATCAGGTGCGGCACTGCTGGCCGGGGCCCTCGCGGTCACGGGTCTGGCACTCGCTCCCGCGGCAGCCGCCGTCACCCCCACCACGGCGACGTTCACCGCCAGTTGCGGCATCTTCGGCGGTGGCTCGGCCACCCTCACGGCGACCCAGTCCGGGACCGCCGCCACCCTCACCCTGTCCACGACGGCGATCAAGGCTCCGCTCAAGATCACCGCCAACAGCATCAACTCGACGCTCACGATGGCGAATTCGACGGGTTCGAACCGGGTCTTCACCGGCAACGCGAACCCGGAGATGAACATCAACGACCCGATCACGGTCGGCCCGCTGAACGGCACCGTCGCCTCGGGCGACAGGCTGGACATCTTCGGCGGCGGCCTGACGATGGTCGTCTTCGGTATCACCGTCACCTGTACGGCGACCGCCGCGCAGGCCCCGGGGTCGTTCGTCTACTGAACCCCCGCACCGCTGAACCCCCGCACCTGCGAATCGAGTTGACGGTCTGTCAGATCCGGAGCTGACCGACCGTCAGCTTTGTCCGCCGTGTCCATTGACTTCTTCGGCCGCCTCCACGTCAATGCCCCCTGTCGGCGCAGAAGAGCCGCTGCGCCCTCACCCCAACAGAAGGAGGGGGCACCCATGGGTTCCACACCCACCCGAAGACGGCGCTGGACCGCACTGCTCGGGACGGCCGTGCTCACGGCCGGCGTCGGCGGCGCGCTCACCGGCCCCGCGTCGGCCGTGACGAACGTCGACTTCGCCACCCACTGCATCCCCCCGGCGATCTCCGGGCTTCCGCCCATCGACGGCACCACCACCGCGAAGATCACCGCCGACAACACCGCGCCCAAGGTCGGCGACACCGTGAACATCACGTACACGGTCGTCACCCCGGCCGCCGGCAACCCCACCGACCTCGCCCTGCCGGCCGACATCATGACCCCGACCGGGAAGGTCACCCTCGGCGGTGCCCAGACCGGCAGCGTCACGGTCGCCGGGCCCAAGAAGAACGACCCGGTGCCCGGCCGGGCACCCTTCCCGTCGTTCTCCATGACCGGATCGTTCACCGTCACCGAGCCCGGCGCGATCACCCTCTCGCCCGGCGACTACAACATCCACACCAGCTACATCCTGGAGCTGGACACCCCCTGCACGGTCACCAACCCGCCCGCGGGAGTCTCGGAGACGGTCACCGCCACCGCCAATCCGCCCGCCAACACCCGCACGATCAGCCTGGGTTCGGCATCGGGCGCGCCGGGGGCGGCAGTTGCCGTCAGCGGCAGCAACTTCACCGCGGGCGCGACCGTCACCCTGGCCGGGCGCGCGGGCGCGAACCAGACCCAGGACACGGCCACCGTGACGGCCAACTCCAGTGGGGCGATCAGTGGTTCGCTCACCGTCAACGACCTCGCCACCACCGGGATCGTCGCCTACGAAGGCAGTGCCTGGAGCGACACGAAGGGGGCCGGACCGGCCGCCTACGCCGTCGTCGACGACCCGCCCGTACCGCCGGGCAGCCAGAAGGTGACGGCCACGGTCAAGGCCGGGACGCTCTCCATGGCCCAGGCCGGCGACTCGGTCGCGCTGTCCGCCGTCGACTTCGGCAGCGGCACCGCGTCCACGGGCGCGCTCCAGGCCGTCACCGTCAAGGACTTCCGCGGCGGGCCCGCGGGCTGGTCGCTGACGGGGAAGGTCACCGACTTCACCGGGCCCGGCGCCAAGATCGCGGCGGGCAAGCTGAGTTGGACGCCGGCCTGCGCGACGAAACCGGGCTCGCCGAGCACCTGCCAGGCGGGCAGCGCCGGTGTCGTCGGCAGCGCGGGCGCGACCCTCGCGTCCACGCCCGACGGGACGGCGACCGGCGGCGAGTTCACGGCCAACGCGCAACTCTCCCTCGACGTACCGGCGTTCACGCCTCCGGGCAGCTATGCCGGCGTCCTCACCCTGACGCTCACCTGAGCGCCGGGGCCTGGACGGTTGGGCGTCCACCCCACGGGTCCGCATCCGCCCAGCCGTCCGACAGCCCTTCGTTCCAGGGGAGTTCGTCACCATGCGGAAACTGTTCGGCCTGGTCCCGCTGTTCGTCCTCCTGTTGTGCGCGCCGGCCCCGGCTCAGGCCGCCGACAACGGGAATTGGTCCGTCTACCCCGCCGCCACGACCGCCGCCGCGCGGCCCTACTTCCACGTCTCCGCCGATCCCGGCAACGCCGTCCGGGACAAGGTCGTCGTCGCGAACAGGACCGGCCGGCCGATGACGTTCCGGCTCTACGCGGCGGACGCGTACAACACCGCCCGCGACGGGGGCTTCGCCGTCAAGTCGGCGGACGAGAAGATGACCGGCGTGGGGGCCTGGGCCGAACTGCCCGAGAACGAACTCACCGTGCCGGCCCGGGGGACCGTCACCGTGCCGTTCACCATCCGCGTGCCCGAGGGCGCCGAGCCCGGCGACCATCCCGGCGCGATCGTCGCCCTCGACGAGCGGGTCGACAAGGCCGGCTCCGGGGTCGCCCTGGGGGTTCAGCGGGCCGTCGGCGCGAGGGTGTACTTGCAGGTCACGGGCCCCTCCCTGCCCGCCCTGGCAGTCGAGGACGTCCGCATCGCCCAGGACCGTCCCCTGGTACCGGGGTTCGGGGACAGCACGGCGACGGTCTCGTACACATTGCACAACACGGGCAACGTCACCCTGGACCCGCGCGTACGCCTGAAGGCGACGGGCTTGTTCGGCCGCACCCTCCTGAACCGCGAACTCACCAAGGTGCCGGGCCAGTTGCTGCCGGGCCAGAGCGTGAGACTGACCGAACGCTGGAGTGACGCGCCTCAGTTGGACCGGGGGCACGTCACGCTGACCGCG encodes:
- a CDS encoding cytidine deaminase translates to MTDANSLAPEDLKIVTLARSARARNGVAEGAAVRDETGRTYVAATVELPSLRLSALRTAVAMAVASGAESLEAAAVVTAGGEVAAEDLDAVKDLGGVGTPVLVAGPDGTVRATVAVG
- a CDS encoding beta-xylosidase: MGSTPTRRRRWTALLGTAVLTAGVGGALTGPASAVTNVDFATHCIPPAISGLPPIDGTTTAKITADNTAPKVGDTVNITYTVVTPAAGNPTDLALPADIMTPTGKVTLGGAQTGSVTVAGPKKNDPVPGRAPFPSFSMTGSFTVTEPGAITLSPGDYNIHTSYILELDTPCTVTNPPAGVSETVTATANPPANTRTISLGSASGAPGAAVAVSGSNFTAGATVTLAGRAGANQTQDTATVTANSSGAISGSLTVNDLATTGIVAYEGSAWSDTKGAGPAAYAVVDDPPVPPGSQKVTATVKAGTLSMAQAGDSVALSAVDFGSGTASTGALQAVTVKDFRGGPAGWSLTGKVTDFTGPGAKIAAGKLSWTPACATKPGSPSTCQAGSAGVVGSAGATLASTPDGTATGGEFTANAQLSLDVPAFTPPGSYAGVLTLTLT
- a CDS encoding WxL protein peptidoglycan domain-containing protein, encoding MRKLFGLVPLFVLLLCAPAPAQAADNGNWSVYPAATTAAARPYFHVSADPGNAVRDKVVVANRTGRPMTFRLYAADAYNTARDGGFAVKSADEKMTGVGAWAELPENELTVPARGTVTVPFTIRVPEGAEPGDHPGAIVALDERVDKAGSGVALGVQRAVGARVYLQVTGPSLPALAVEDVRIAQDRPLVPGFGDSTATVSYTLHNTGNVTLDPRVRLKATGLFGRTLLNRELTKVPGQLLPGQSVRLTERWSDAPQLDRGHVTLTARATGTEEKAGTSFLAVPWLPVGVGVVGVSVGAWLLLRWRRSRLSGARGTARPATTNPQTKIGIPGGA